From the Halobacterium zhouii genome, the window GGCTTCGACGACGGACTCGGCGTCGATTCGCTCGCGGAGGTTGTCGATGGTGTCCACAGCGGTCATGCGGCCGTCGTTCATGATGCCGACGCGGTCACACACCTGCTCGACCTGCCCGAGCACGTGACTGGAGAAGAACACCGTGGCGCCGCGCGCCTGCTCCTCGCGCACGATCTCCCGGAGGAGTTTGACGCCCTTCGGGTCGAGGCCCGACGACGGTTCGTCGAGGATGAGGAGGTCGGGGCTGCCGACGAGCGCGATGGCGAGCGCGAGGCGTTGGCCCATCCCCTTCGAGTAGCCGCCAGCGGCGCGGCGCGCGGCCTCCGCGTCGAGACCGACCCGGTCGATCAGTTCGTCCGGGTCGTCGTCGGCGTTCTTCGTCTGGATGGCGGAGACGACGTGTTCGCGGCCTGTGAGGTTCTCGTACAGCCCGAATCCCTCGGGGAGCAGGCCGACGCGCTGGCGGACCGCTCGGGAGTCGCTGGCGGCGTCCATCCCCAGTACGGTGGCGACGCCGTCGCTCGGGTTCAGGAACCCCAACAGCATGTTGATGGTCGTGGACTTCCCGGCGCCGTTCGGCCCGAGGAACCCGAACACCTCCCCCTCCTCGACCGTGAGGTCGAGGTCGTCGACGGCGACGAGGTCCTCGAAGCGCCTCGTCAACCCCTCCGTTTCTATTGCGGACATGTCAGTCCGTCCTGTCCGGGTTAGTATCAAGGTGCCGGAGAGTCTCACCGGGTTTTTACCAAGCGAGACAGTTCCACACGATTCGTTTCGTCGTCCCCGACAGACGCCCGCTGGCTACCAGTCGTCGGGTTCGGGGGCGACCCCGTCC encodes:
- a CDS encoding ABC transporter ATP-binding protein, translated to MSAIETEGLTRRFEDLVAVDDLDLTVEEGEVFGFLGPNGAGKSTTINMLLGFLNPSDGVATVLGMDAASDSRAVRQRVGLLPEGFGLYENLTGREHVVSAIQTKNADDDPDELIDRVGLDAEAARRAAGGYSKGMGQRLALAIALVGSPDLLILDEPSSGLDPKGVKLLREIVREEQARGATVFFSSHVLGQVEQVCDRVGIMNDGRMTAVDTIDNLRERIDAESVVEATVDSVPDTSNVAAVSGVREVTTAGDTVRVACTRREAKMPVLRRLDDATTVTDVTIEDASLEALFEQYTGSTERDAPPARETPVAVPGGDDA